One window of Hydractinia symbiolongicarpus strain clone_291-10 chromosome 3, HSymV2.1, whole genome shotgun sequence genomic DNA carries:
- the LOC130636545 gene encoding uncharacterized protein LOC130636545: MLMWLFFMLLSQGTSSLIQHGKIILLFDHYFRAEVVINATSKPVLEWYLDDEYLGYGYSRNISTKSYVFATDLHEETSCGKTLRYKAVTKRDVLLNETYLDFECHGHIHYLNIPVFVGSTSSVVIAFIGLFVLAYFVLKKKGKQVKQSLEERKSQCKKTRQKQCVDTEQYLLSVPCGEIERLSIVIDEA, translated from the exons ATGCTGATGTGGTTGTTCTTCATGTTACTCAGCCAAG GTACATCAAGTTTAATTCAACACGGAAAAATAATATTGTTATTTGATCATTACTTCCGAGCTGAAGTGGTCATCAATGCAACATCAAAGCCTGTTCTCGAATGGTATTTGGATGATGAATATCTAGGCTACGGGTATTCTAGAAATATATCAACTAAAAGCTACGTGTTTGCTACTGACTTGCATGAAGAAACCTCGTGTGGAAAAACGTTACGTTACAAAGCTGTAACAAAAAGAGATGTACTGTTAAATGAAACCTATCTGGATTTTGAAT GTCATGGTCACATTCACTATCTTAACATACCAGTTTTTGTTGGATCGACTTCATCAGTAGTCATTGCGTTTATCGGACTTTTTGTACTGGCTTATTTTGTACTCAAGAAAAAag GCAAACAAGTGAAACAAAGCTTGGAAGAAAGAAAATCACAATGCAAGAAAACAAGGCAAAAACAGTGTGTGGATACTGAACAATACCTTCTTTCAGTTCCATGTGGTGAAATTGAAAGGCTGTCTATAGTGATTGATGAAGCATAA